A single window of uncultured Methanospirillum sp. DNA harbors:
- a CDS encoding phage tail tape measure protein, with the protein MPDIDGPTVRIGADASAVQTAFTNVSAQLDKLAAHVAGMGGKFEQIGQSMSQVGSVATVGITAPMVAAAGAVGLMTNQAAGFSGQMGEVYTLLPNLSGEAKSKMAADVKSLSSEYGIMSEQVVPALYQALSSGIPAENVMSFLGTASQTSIGGCTDLTSAVDVLSSSVNAYGSDVLSAQKASDILFTGVKMGKTNMSDLSANMSKVAPIAAALKIPLDQVVGSLDAMTLQGDPTAEAATKIKSMLAELSQEGSKSSEIFKQIAGKSFTDFIKGGGTLQDALQLMAKAANASGGSIKNDFGSIEAGMAALMLTSESGSKAYTAAMGEMSKSTGAMNKAYKEMSQTAQQQLNQLKADLHNQILDIGEAFLPILQNDILPIIKNDLVPVIKNTVIPAIKDFADWFNKLDEPSRRAAIGIGMFAAAIGPLMMVLGPIVSTGGSLISGLSKISTAAGAINGTAIASEIRTIGTAAETASTNVSGLFGLLTNPVTLAVGAGLIAAYVTNLGDSRDNINDIIKDIGNAASNIQSGNYEQAGRNMAQAVSDGFETVGDLVIKGIPQANDILKGLDSGLRSASVELGRGAGEGLRDAFDNAVNSGSADITKFLSSVELTMTSYDWSNPGKAITKMVGDGINSSPISVEGFCKDIENGILSHGWAGVGADIAAAVIPGMNTPGGKYLLSTVFGGVEGLSTGSKEESNETSHKVQTYVPGISSVAKIDTSSDWLKYANGSVSGEWGYFGSSAPYLKTAVADGTSSPSTTVSTITGAIKSGFDLFKADKNAGLSDRDKFSDASLQKLYSGQTKEKYDQLASSVGAVTKATKEITDTQTKQTRSINDVIKGSKSWEDASQKASKAGFSTAEALEAWNTRYSDSEAVTKTYQEATDTSTKKTTDHSTAVSDATVAVKSFSDQLGSVDVKSAIEKLFSPDSIPGEVAKAKAITEEAGYTGYDANFYQNAIDAAVKAAADQVIKNDINSGYSNGQMAYDLDQRIYSVLRKYPGASWQSNAEVQSLTDKYTSNYASDAYINSVRNGTQAYQQAIPSIRDFTQSMSAFGLNADQTASQQRMVNDIISDGNVSLSEAASLLGNYNQVTGQSVQYSQQQIGQSQDMLAAIMQISDAQNLYTKYMSDGSLSAQESADINSRMSEVYRLLGDAGVTAQTGVSNLPGALQSLASYAQDAVSKIQTAISNANATVAAANAYVSNVNNSINSSSKAITDKSTSIGTVNVYTNNNSQASNVLQNLIAGG; encoded by the coding sequence ATGCCCGATATTGATGGACCGACTGTAAGAATTGGTGCAGATGCTTCTGCAGTTCAAACCGCATTTACAAATGTATCAGCCCAACTGGATAAGTTGGCTGCACATGTAGCCGGAATGGGCGGAAAATTCGAACAGATTGGCCAATCAATGTCCCAGGTAGGATCTGTAGCCACTGTTGGAATTACCGCTCCTATGGTCGCTGCTGCCGGAGCAGTTGGTCTGATGACTAACCAGGCCGCAGGATTCAGCGGTCAAATGGGTGAGGTATACACCCTTCTTCCTAATCTTTCGGGTGAAGCAAAGTCGAAGATGGCTGCAGATGTTAAGTCTCTCTCATCTGAGTATGGCATCATGTCTGAGCAGGTTGTTCCTGCTCTCTACCAGGCTCTCTCATCAGGTATCCCTGCAGAAAATGTCATGTCTTTCCTCGGGACTGCATCACAGACCTCTATTGGTGGATGTACCGATCTAACCTCTGCTGTTGATGTTCTCAGTTCGTCAGTCAATGCCTATGGCTCTGATGTCCTCTCTGCTCAGAAAGCGTCAGATATCCTCTTCACAGGTGTGAAGATGGGAAAGACGAACATGAGCGACCTTAGTGCCAACATGAGCAAAGTCGCTCCGATTGCTGCAGCATTGAAAATACCTCTGGACCAGGTTGTCGGGTCCCTGGACGCTATGACACTCCAGGGAGACCCCACCGCTGAAGCAGCAACTAAGATCAAATCGATGCTGGCGGAACTCTCACAGGAGGGGTCAAAGTCTTCAGAGATTTTCAAACAGATCGCCGGAAAGTCATTTACTGACTTCATTAAAGGCGGTGGCACTCTACAGGATGCATTACAACTCATGGCCAAAGCCGCGAATGCATCCGGAGGCAGCATTAAAAACGACTTTGGCAGTATCGAAGCCGGAATGGCCGCACTGATGCTTACCTCCGAATCCGGGTCGAAAGCCTACACAGCTGCTATGGGTGAGATGTCCAAGAGCACCGGTGCGATGAATAAGGCTTACAAAGAGATGAGCCAGACTGCACAGCAGCAACTCAATCAGTTGAAGGCTGATCTTCATAACCAAATCCTGGATATCGGTGAAGCGTTCCTCCCGATTCTGCAAAATGATATCCTACCGATAATCAAGAATGACCTTGTCCCGGTGATCAAGAATACGGTTATCCCGGCTATCAAGGACTTTGCAGACTGGTTTAATAAACTCGATGAACCATCCCGGAGAGCGGCTATAGGGATTGGTATGTTTGCCGCTGCTATAGGTCCTCTTATGATGGTTCTCGGACCTATTGTGTCTACAGGCGGGTCTCTCATATCCGGGTTATCGAAGATATCCACTGCAGCAGGGGCTATAAATGGGACTGCAATCGCTTCAGAGATACGTACTATCGGTACCGCTGCAGAAACAGCCTCAACAAATGTTTCGGGCCTTTTCGGACTCCTTACAAACCCTGTTACTCTTGCCGTTGGGGCAGGTCTCATTGCAGCATATGTTACGAATCTAGGAGACTCCCGGGATAATATCAACGATATAATTAAGGATATTGGAAATGCTGCAAGTAATATCCAGTCCGGGAATTATGAACAGGCCGGCCGTAACATGGCACAAGCGGTTTCAGACGGATTTGAGACCGTTGGAGATCTTGTCATCAAAGGGATTCCTCAAGCCAATGATATCCTTAAGGGTTTAGATTCTGGATTGCGTTCAGCATCCGTTGAACTTGGAAGGGGAGCCGGTGAAGGGTTACGCGACGCGTTTGATAACGCCGTCAATTCCGGGAGTGCTGATATAACCAAATTCCTTTCATCCGTCGAATTGACGATGACCTCGTATGATTGGTCTAATCCTGGAAAAGCAATCACAAAGATGGTGGGGGATGGAATCAATTCAAGTCCGATTTCAGTTGAAGGGTTCTGTAAAGATATAGAAAATGGCATTCTTTCTCATGGGTGGGCAGGGGTAGGAGCAGATATAGCTGCTGCTGTTATTCCAGGAATGAATACCCCAGGGGGAAAATATTTACTTTCAACCGTTTTTGGAGGAGTTGAAGGACTTTCGACGGGCAGCAAAGAAGAATCTAATGAAACCTCTCATAAAGTTCAGACGTATGTACCTGGAATTTCATCAGTTGCGAAAATTGATACCTCTTCTGACTGGTTAAAATATGCAAATGGATCGGTATCCGGAGAATGGGGATATTTTGGATCTTCAGCCCCATACCTAAAAACCGCTGTGGCTGATGGAACCTCATCTCCCTCTACAACTGTATCAACCATCACCGGAGCAATAAAATCAGGGTTTGACCTATTTAAGGCTGATAAGAATGCGGGACTTAGTGATCGTGATAAGTTTTCAGATGCATCATTGCAGAAATTGTATTCTGGACAAACAAAGGAGAAATATGATCAATTAGCATCATCTGTGGGGGCTGTTACTAAGGCAACTAAAGAGATTACCGATACCCAAACGAAACAGACCCGGAGCATCAACGATGTCATCAAGGGGTCTAAATCCTGGGAAGATGCATCACAGAAAGCATCCAAGGCAGGCTTTTCAACCGCAGAGGCACTTGAAGCATGGAATACCCGGTATTCTGACAGTGAGGCAGTAACCAAAACATATCAGGAGGCTACGGATACCTCCACAAAGAAGACTACCGATCATTCAACGGCTGTGTCAGATGCTACCGTAGCGGTAAAATCGTTCTCAGATCAGTTGGGTAGTGTTGACGTAAAATCTGCTATAGAGAAACTCTTCTCCCCTGATTCAATTCCCGGAGAAGTCGCCAAGGCGAAGGCCATCACCGAAGAAGCAGGATACACCGGGTATGATGCCAACTTTTACCAAAATGCCATTGATGCAGCAGTAAAAGCAGCAGCGGATCAGGTCATTAAGAACGATATCAATTCCGGATATAGCAACGGACAGATGGCCTACGATCTGGATCAGCGGATCTATTCAGTACTGAGAAAGTATCCCGGAGCATCATGGCAGAGTAACGCCGAAGTCCAAAGCCTAACGGATAAATACACCTCGAATTACGCATCTGATGCATACATCAATTCCGTGAGGAATGGCACCCAGGCATACCAGCAGGCTATTCCTTCGATCCGTGATTTTACTCAATCTATGAGCGCATTCGGGCTGAATGCTGATCAGACTGCATCTCAACAGAGAATGGTTAATGACATCATCTCTGATGGGAATGTATCCCTTTCAGAAGCCGCTTCCCTCCTAGGTAACTACAACCAGGTAACCGGGCAATCTGTCCAGTACTCACAACAGCAGATTGGCCAATCACAGGATATGCTTGCTGCAATCATGCAGATTTCTGATGCTCAGAATCTATATACAAAATACATGTCAGATGGCTCATTGTCGGCCCAGGAGTCTGCAGATATCAATTCTCGAATGTCTGAAGTCTATCGGCTCCTCGGTGATGCCGGTGTAACGGCACAAACCGGAGTATCAAACCTCCCCGGAGCTCTCCAGTCCCTTGCATCATATGCCCAGGATGCAGTCTCAAAGATCCAAACCGCAATATCAAATGCTAATGCAACCGTCGCTGCTGCAAACGCCTATGTATCTAATGTTAATAATTCGATAAATTCGTCTTCGAAGGCCATCACTGATAAAAGCACCTCAATTGGCACTGTGAACGTGTACACAAATAATAACTCACAAGCATCAAACGTATTGCAAAATCTCATCGCGGGAGGATAA
- a CDS encoding type II toxin-antitoxin system CcdA family antitoxin, giving the protein MRTVTDAHGAEFKPTNVLIPVQIHKKARSLGLNMSQICSTALSNEVAALEAQSPAL; this is encoded by the coding sequence ATGAGAACTGTTACAGATGCTCATGGAGCCGAATTTAAACCGACGAATGTTTTAATCCCGGTTCAAATTCACAAGAAAGCCCGGAGTCTAGGGCTTAATATGTCGCAAATCTGCAGCACCGCATTAAGCAACGAGGTGGCTGCCCTGGAGGCACAATCGCCTGCACTTTGA
- a CDS encoding DUF2637 domain-containing protein yields MIPVHHLERMIPDLTGCAVVIIAGCSFILSFFNLKAVAIEAGIDPLLSGLWPVCVDALLCAGSLMILRSSIRGDSALAGWLVLIIFTGVSTTFNVLHSPDGWINQAAHAIPPVSLCVSVELLMMCIKSDLTEQHAQDDQTPCTSDVHCVQVECTPEPDIVQVEEQQITTPEPMNTAEMIKQHFTEHPESSISSAARTIGVSRTTISRHLNALTAAGLIQQ; encoded by the coding sequence ATGATTCCCGTACATCACCTTGAGAGAATGATCCCGGACCTGACCGGGTGTGCAGTCGTGATCATTGCAGGGTGTTCATTCATTCTGAGCTTCTTCAATCTGAAAGCGGTGGCTATCGAAGCAGGGATCGACCCTCTGCTATCCGGGTTGTGGCCTGTATGTGTTGATGCCCTCCTATGTGCAGGCTCTCTCATGATACTTCGCTCATCCATACGGGGTGATTCTGCTCTTGCTGGATGGCTGGTACTTATAATATTCACCGGTGTTAGCACAACGTTCAACGTACTGCACTCACCTGATGGATGGATCAACCAGGCTGCACATGCAATACCACCAGTGAGCCTCTGTGTCTCTGTTGAACTTCTGATGATGTGCATCAAATCTGACCTAACCGAACAACATGCACAGGATGATCAGACCCCGTGCACATCGGATGTCCATTGCGTTCAGGTAGAGTGCACCCCTGAACCTGACATCGTGCAGGTAGAAGAGCAGCAGATAACAACGCCCGAACCCATGAACACAGCAGAGATGATAAAGCAACATTTCACCGAGCACCCGGAGAGCAGCATATCATCAGCAGCACGAACGATAGGGGTTAGTCGGACGACAATAAGCAGACACCTAAATGCCCTCACTGCAGCGGGGTTGATTCAACAATGA
- a CDS encoding bifunctional DNA primase/polymerase, which yields MKSAGALEMISIPHALSGCRFIRVASLSKRAIDPSWQDFNNYAYDDVQIVNHIESGANYGVLPSSGIGILDIDNPAEAKKLEILAYFSKTFTVKTSKGYHFYFKLNGEISPDKIALSHPTKKNEKGQPLQVADLFLPGCRGYTVGPGSHHQSGSTYEVVNDVPLMEITVKDLEYHLLSKVHYPKKQDPIVKPLRPGPITASSLTDALNLRVIDIMPPVMEKGSTRTGAEEKGSHPIHGSTSGSNYSVNLQKNQWYCHRCHSGGGPLEALAVREGLISCEQAGHVEIKGELFKKLKTILAETEGYGKQIAELDEEYKKTKPSAHRHLNLWIEMMQFNSCIF from the coding sequence GTGAAATCAGCGGGTGCCCTTGAGATGATTTCAATCCCTCATGCACTTTCCGGATGCCGATTTATCCGGGTTGCTTCCCTTTCGAAACGGGCTATTGATCCGTCCTGGCAGGATTTCAATAATTATGCCTATGATGATGTACAGATTGTAAATCACATAGAGTCGGGTGCTAACTATGGAGTATTACCGTCTTCTGGTATTGGCATCCTTGACATAGACAATCCAGCAGAGGCAAAAAAATTAGAAATTCTGGCATATTTTTCAAAAACCTTCACGGTGAAGACCTCAAAGGGGTATCATTTTTATTTTAAACTTAATGGGGAGATTTCACCCGATAAAATTGCTTTATCCCATCCTACCAAGAAGAATGAAAAAGGACAACCGCTTCAGGTTGCTGATCTATTCCTTCCTGGATGTCGGGGATACACAGTAGGACCAGGATCACACCACCAAAGTGGATCGACATATGAAGTTGTGAATGATGTTCCTTTGATGGAAATAACGGTAAAAGACCTTGAATACCATCTTTTATCAAAAGTTCATTATCCAAAGAAACAGGATCCCATCGTAAAACCACTCCGACCGGGACCCATTACTGCAAGCAGTCTTACTGACGCTCTCAACCTTCGCGTCATCGACATAATGCCCCCGGTAATGGAAAAAGGATCAACCAGGACCGGAGCCGAGGAAAAGGGATCACATCCCATACATGGCAGTACGAGCGGCTCTAATTACTCCGTAAATCTGCAAAAAAATCAATGGTATTGTCACCGGTGCCATTCTGGAGGCGGACCGTTGGAAGCCCTGGCAGTCAGAGAAGGGCTGATCTCCTGTGAACAAGCCGGACACGTTGAGATCAAAGGAGAACTATTCAAGAAACTGAAAACCATCCTGGCAGAGACGGAAGGCTACGGAAAACAGATCGCTGAACTTGATGAAGAATACAAAAAAACAAAGCCTAGTGCCCATCGCCACTTAAATTTGTGGATAGAGATGATGCAGTTTAATTCTTGCATCTTCTGA
- a CDS encoding tyrosine-type recombinase/integrase — protein MENITDTKFHGGKERHQADCARLMVNAVSDGRISKKDRDQIQAFISEVRACGKLSEQRAYKLSYQLVGLRKYIPEFSSVDTSSVFSGIERLKAEGNYTVTTQGDLIKLCKRFLLWLQESGESSDGLKIEKLKKIKAKTVASTKTADDILSPDQIEALFSCVTTTKNRAMIELLYESAGRAGEIATLTWGQVTFYQNYASVRLDGKTGKTRQAPLYTSHIVLRRWKDQYPGGNPDSNDLIFPARAGGSDPMSYTGMAKIVKIAAKTAGIEKPVTLHTFRHSRITHLLQAGMNESTIKLLAWGDLGSNMIRTYAHLVPGDVEAAFNQMYGIKSVEEFKGMDPALSPHQCPSCGMLNPPTNRYCGGCGAGLTPGAADEKAEALRRISQDEVIMNMLTKALNERDLSPSSP, from the coding sequence ATGGAAAATATCACAGACACGAAATTTCACGGAGGGAAAGAGCGCCACCAGGCCGATTGTGCCCGGCTTATGGTTAATGCTGTGTCTGATGGAAGAATATCAAAAAAAGATAGAGATCAGATTCAAGCCTTCATCTCAGAAGTTCGTGCGTGCGGAAAACTATCCGAACAGCGAGCATACAAATTATCTTACCAACTTGTGGGATTAAGAAAATATATTCCCGAATTCTCATCGGTTGATACTTCGTCGGTTTTTTCAGGGATTGAACGACTCAAAGCCGAAGGGAACTATACTGTAACCACCCAGGGAGACCTGATAAAACTCTGCAAGCGGTTTTTACTCTGGCTTCAAGAGTCAGGAGAATCCAGTGATGGGTTGAAAATAGAGAAATTAAAGAAGATTAAGGCTAAAACGGTCGCTTCAACTAAAACGGCTGATGACATCCTCTCTCCTGATCAGATCGAAGCCCTATTCTCGTGTGTCACTACCACCAAGAACAGGGCCATGATTGAACTCTTATACGAGTCTGCAGGTAGGGCCGGAGAGATAGCCACCCTCACATGGGGACAAGTTACCTTTTACCAAAATTATGCTTCTGTTCGATTAGATGGGAAGACCGGGAAGACAAGACAGGCCCCCCTCTATACTTCTCACATTGTTCTGAGACGATGGAAAGATCAATACCCTGGTGGTAACCCCGATTCAAACGATCTAATCTTCCCAGCTCGAGCCGGAGGAAGTGACCCGATGTCCTATACAGGGATGGCAAAGATCGTAAAAATAGCAGCAAAGACAGCAGGGATCGAAAAGCCCGTAACACTGCACACATTTAGACATTCGCGGATCACTCATCTCCTTCAGGCCGGTATGAATGAAAGTACGATCAAGCTCCTGGCATGGGGCGATCTTGGCTCAAACATGATCCGGACATACGCTCACCTCGTCCCCGGAGATGTGGAAGCAGCATTCAATCAGATGTACGGAATCAAGTCGGTTGAAGAGTTCAAAGGGATGGACCCTGCACTATCACCTCATCAGTGTCCATCTTGCGGTATGCTGAATCCACCTACTAATCGATATTGTGGTGGTTGTGGAGCGGGTCTTACACCTGGTGCCGCAGATGAAAAAGCAGAGGCCCTTAGAAGGATCAGTCAGGATGAAGTTATTATGAATATGTTAACAAAGGCCCTGAATGAACGGGATTTATCACCATCATCACCCTGA